In Streptomyces alboniger, the following are encoded in one genomic region:
- a CDS encoding UvrD-helicase domain-containing protein: MPPRITDPEQLKELLGIPFTPEQTACITAPPAPQVIVAGAGSGKTTVMAARVVWLVGTGQVAPEQVLGLTFTNKAAGELAERVRQALIKAGVTDPEAVDPDNPPGEPVISTYHAFAGRLLTDHGLRIGLEPSSRLLADATRFQLAARVLREAPGPYPALTRSFPDLVSDLLALDSELAEHLVSPERLRAYDTELLRTLDGAKLSNADLRKVPDTAAARLELAELVGRYRAAKRSRDLLDFGDQIALSATLARTRAEVGEILRDEFRVVLLDEYQDTSVAQRILLSGLFGGGTGHPVTAVGDPCQAIYGWRGASVANLDDFPEHFAYADGRPATRHALSENRRSGGRLLDLANGLAEPLRAMHAGVEALRPAPGAERDGVVRCALLRTHAEEIDWLADSIAHLVRTGKAPGEIAVLCRTATDFAEIQGALVARDVPVEVVGLSGLLHLPEVADLVAVCEVLQDPGANASLVRLLTGPRWRIGARDLALLGRRARLLVRPGHTAPDDPDRRLAEAVEGVDPAEVISLADALDTFLETPLNQHDVSGGDDGLPFSADARVRFARLAAELRELRRSLSDPLMDVLHRVLAVTGLEVELSASPGALAARRRETLSNFLDVAASFAANGNGATLLAFLGFLRTAAQYEKGLDNALPGGENTVKVLTAHKSKGLEWDVVAVPGLVNGVFPSTQGREKWTAQAKVVPHELRGDAATLPDIDAWDAKGMKAFHEAMKDHQRTEELRLGYVTFTRPRSLLLGSGHWWGPSQKKPRGPSDFLSALHDHCAAGHGEIEAWADEPAEDEENPALREDTADQAWPLPLDDDALARRRAAARTVLDHLERLTGEGTPDPARSHEEAHPSAYDDVPPADDPEWPLPPEDEDVLYGDADFPESPDFPDIEPVDWDLLPTERPAIPHPADAPEVPAGASGPTDHAAHARVPLPAQPSEARPHPAGRGQDPDRVPSTRLTPEEARTLASWDRDLDALTGELLRAREAVRDVPVPPSLTASELMRLAADPDGFAKDLARPMPRPPQPAARRGTRFHAWVESRFEELTLPMLDPEDLPGGGPGEAEIADERDLEALKEAFERTEYARRTPYRVEVPFQFVIAHRVIRGRIDAVYKEGDGDDTTYEIVDWKTSRTRSADPLQLAVYRLAWAEQQGVPLESVKAAFLYVRSGETARPGNLPGRADLERLLLGEGPDEPTPDGG; the protein is encoded by the coding sequence GTGCCACCTCGTATCACCGACCCCGAGCAGCTCAAGGAGCTCCTCGGGATCCCCTTCACCCCGGAGCAGACGGCCTGCATCACCGCGCCGCCCGCCCCGCAGGTGATCGTGGCCGGAGCAGGCTCCGGCAAGACGACGGTGATGGCGGCGCGCGTGGTCTGGCTGGTCGGCACCGGCCAGGTCGCCCCCGAGCAGGTCCTCGGCCTGACGTTCACGAACAAGGCGGCGGGCGAGCTGGCCGAGCGCGTACGCCAGGCCTTGATCAAGGCCGGCGTCACCGACCCCGAGGCCGTCGACCCGGACAACCCTCCGGGCGAGCCTGTCATCTCCACGTACCACGCCTTCGCGGGCCGCCTCCTGACCGATCACGGCCTGCGCATCGGCCTGGAGCCCTCCTCCCGCCTCCTCGCCGACGCCACCCGTTTCCAGCTCGCCGCGCGCGTGCTGCGCGAAGCCCCCGGGCCCTACCCCGCGCTGACCCGGTCCTTCCCCGACCTCGTCAGTGACCTCCTCGCCCTCGACAGCGAGCTGGCGGAGCATCTCGTAAGCCCCGAGCGGCTCCGCGCGTACGACACCGAGCTGCTGCGCACCCTGGACGGCGCGAAGCTCTCCAACGCCGATCTGCGCAAGGTCCCCGACACGGCGGCGGCCCGCCTGGAGCTGGCCGAACTCGTCGGCAGGTACCGCGCGGCCAAGCGCTCCCGCGACCTTCTCGACTTCGGCGACCAGATCGCCCTCTCCGCGACGCTGGCCCGCACCCGCGCGGAGGTCGGCGAGATCCTGCGGGACGAGTTCCGCGTCGTCCTCCTCGACGAGTACCAGGACACGTCGGTCGCCCAGCGCATCCTCCTCTCCGGCCTGTTCGGCGGCGGCACGGGCCACCCGGTGACCGCCGTCGGCGACCCCTGCCAGGCGATCTACGGCTGGCGCGGCGCCTCGGTCGCCAACCTCGACGACTTCCCCGAGCACTTCGCGTACGCCGACGGCCGCCCCGCCACCCGCCACGCCTTGAGCGAGAACCGCCGCAGCGGCGGCCGCCTCCTGGACCTCGCCAACGGCCTCGCGGAGCCCCTGCGCGCCATGCACGCGGGCGTGGAGGCCCTGCGGCCCGCGCCCGGCGCCGAGCGCGACGGCGTGGTGCGCTGCGCCCTGCTGCGCACCCACGCCGAGGAGATCGACTGGCTCGCCGACTCGATCGCCCACCTCGTCCGCACCGGAAAGGCCCCCGGCGAGATCGCCGTCCTGTGCCGCACGGCGACGGACTTCGCCGAGATCCAGGGCGCGCTCGTCGCCCGCGACGTCCCCGTGGAGGTCGTCGGCCTCTCCGGACTCCTGCACCTCCCGGAGGTCGCCGACCTCGTCGCCGTCTGCGAGGTCCTCCAGGACCCGGGGGCCAACGCCTCCCTGGTGCGCCTGCTCACGGGGCCGCGCTGGCGGATCGGCGCCCGTGACCTCGCCCTCCTCGGCCGCCGCGCCCGCCTCCTCGTACGCCCCGGGCACACCGCCCCCGACGACCCGGACCGGCGCCTCGCCGAGGCCGTCGAAGGGGTCGACCCCGCGGAGGTGATATCGCTCGCGGACGCCCTCGACACGTTCCTGGAGACGCCCCTGAACCAGCACGACGTCTCCGGAGGGGACGACGGACTGCCCTTCTCGGCGGACGCCAGGGTCCGCTTCGCGCGGCTCGCCGCCGAGCTGCGCGAGCTGCGCCGGTCGCTGTCCGATCCGCTGATGGACGTCCTGCACCGCGTCCTCGCCGTCACCGGCCTCGAAGTCGAGCTGTCCGCCTCACCGGGCGCCCTCGCGGCCCGCCGCCGCGAGACCCTGTCCAACTTCCTGGACGTCGCCGCCTCCTTCGCCGCGAACGGCAACGGCGCGACGCTGCTGGCCTTCCTCGGCTTCCTGCGCACCGCCGCGCAGTACGAGAAGGGCCTCGACAACGCCCTGCCGGGCGGTGAGAACACCGTCAAGGTGCTCACCGCCCACAAGTCCAAGGGCCTGGAGTGGGACGTGGTCGCCGTCCCCGGCCTGGTCAACGGCGTCTTCCCGAGCACACAGGGGCGCGAGAAGTGGACCGCCCAGGCCAAGGTCGTCCCGCACGAACTGCGCGGCGACGCGGCCACCCTGCCCGACATCGACGCGTGGGACGCCAAGGGCATGAAGGCCTTCCACGAAGCCATGAAGGACCACCAGCGCACCGAGGAGCTGCGCCTCGGCTACGTCACGTTCACCCGCCCCCGCTCCCTGCTCCTCGGCTCGGGCCACTGGTGGGGGCCCTCCCAGAAGAAGCCGCGCGGCCCCTCGGACTTCCTGTCGGCCCTGCACGACCACTGCGCGGCGGGTCACGGCGAGATCGAGGCCTGGGCGGACGAACCCGCCGAGGACGAAGAGAACCCCGCCCTGCGGGAGGACACCGCCGACCAGGCGTGGCCGCTCCCGCTGGACGACGACGCCCTGGCCCGCCGCCGTGCCGCCGCCCGGACCGTCCTCGACCACCTGGAGCGCCTGACGGGGGAGGGCACGCCGGACCCCGCCCGCTCCCACGAGGAAGCCCACCCCTCGGCGTACGACGACGTGCCTCCGGCCGACGACCCGGAGTGGCCGCTCCCTCCGGAGGACGAAGACGTCCTTTACGGAGACGCCGATTTTCCCGAGTCTCCCGACTTTCCCGACATCGAGCCGGTGGACTGGGACCTACTGCCGACGGAGCGCCCGGCGATCCCGCACCCCGCGGACGCCCCCGAAGTCCCGGCGGGGGCAAGCGGCCCCACCGACCACGCCGCTCACGCGCGCGTGCCGCTCCCCGCGCAACCCTCTGAGGCCCGCCCGCACCCCGCGGGCCGCGGCCAGGACCCCGACCGTGTCCCGAGCACCCGCCTCACCCCGGAAGAGGCCCGCACCCTCGCCTCCTGGGACCGCGATCTGGACGCCCTCACCGGAGAGCTCCTGCGCGCCCGCGAGGCCGTCAGGGACGTTCCCGTACCGCCCTCGCTCACCGCGTCCGAGCTGATGCGCCTGGCCGCCGACCCCGACGGCTTCGCCAAGGACCTCGCCCGGCCCATGCCCCGCCCGCCCCAGCCCGCCGCCCGCCGGGGCACCCGCTTCCACGCCTGGGTCGAGTCCCGCTTCGAAGAGCTGACCCTGCCGATGCTCGACCCGGAGGACCTTCCGGGCGGCGGCCCCGGCGAGGCCGAGATCGCCGACGAGCGCGACCTCGAAGCCCTCAAGGAAGCCTTCGAACGCACCGAGTACGCCCGCCGCACGCCCTACCGCGTCGAGGTGCCCTTCCAGTTCGTCATCGCCCACCGCGTGATCCGCGGTCGCATCGACGCCGTCTACAAGGAAGGCGACGGCGACGACACGACGTACGAGATCGTCGACTGGAAGACCAGCCGCACCCGTAGCGCGGACCCCCTCCAGCTCGCCGTCTACCGCCTCGCCTGGGCCGAGCAGCAGGGCGTCCCCCTGGAGTCGGTGAAGGCCGCCTTTTTGTACGTGCGCAGCGGGGAGACCGCCCGCCCCGGAAACCTCCCGGGCCGCGCCGATCTCGAGCGCCTCCTGCTCGGAGAAGGGCCGGACGAGCCCACCCCGGATGGCGGATAG